A section of the Streptomyces sp. NBC_01591 genome encodes:
- a CDS encoding MarR family winged helix-turn-helix transcriptional regulator: MDSSDADGVLAEQLLRVTRRLQRIQSRQLEPIGITPAQFRLLRTVAHYDGPPRMADLAQRLDVVPRAVTTLVDGLEASGRVRRAPDPDSRRVVRIEITEEGLATLRSLRDARRAAAEEILAPLTADQREVLGGLLSALVNGMPERRC, from the coding sequence ATGGACTCCTCCGACGCCGATGGCGTGCTCGCCGAACAGCTGCTGCGGGTGACCCGCAGGCTCCAGCGGATCCAGAGCCGCCAGCTGGAGCCGATCGGCATCACTCCCGCGCAGTTCCGGCTGCTCCGCACCGTCGCGCATTACGACGGCCCGCCCCGGATGGCCGATCTCGCGCAGCGCCTGGACGTCGTCCCGCGCGCCGTGACCACCCTGGTCGACGGCCTGGAGGCGAGCGGACGGGTGCGTCGCGCCCCCGATCCGGACAGCCGCCGGGTGGTCCGCATCGAGATCACCGAGGAGGGGCTCGCCACCCTCCGGTCGCTGCGCGACGCGCGCCGGGCCGCCGCAGAGGAGATCCTGGCCCCACTGACCGCCGATCAGCGCGAGGTGCTCGGCGGGCTGCTGTCCGCTCTGGTCAACGGAATGCCGGAGCGTCGCTGTTAG
- a CDS encoding FAD-binding and (Fe-S)-binding domain-containing protein: MPLLEPNPEALRPGAVRTPSMDRVPARQAPGTPEPLRGELIALLGPEKVLWKVSDLVKYASDASPYRFLPQVVVVPEDIDDVSAILSYAHGRGREVVFRAAGTSLNGQAQGEDILVDVRHHWAGIEVLADGAQARIRPGTTVVRANAALARHGRLLGPDPASAIACTIGGVVANNASGMTAGTTRNSYRTVSSLTFVLPSGTVVDTGDPAADEDLAHAEPQLCEGLLALKAEIEADAGLTARIRAKYEIKNTNGYRLDAFLDGSTPVEILRGLMVGSEGTFGFISEVVFDTLPLDRRISTALLFFPSLTAAAAAVPRFNEAGAIAVELMDGNTLRASVSVQGVPADWAELPRETTALLVEFRAPDEPGQGAYERAAAAVVEGLDLVAPVASVTNAFTREAKVISGYWKARKAFVTAVGGSRPSGTTLITEDFAVPPSRLAEACEALLELQAQHGFDAAVAGHAAHGNLHFLLAFDAAKPSDVDRYAAFMDDFCRLTVERFDGSLKAEHATGRNIAPFLELEWGPKATELMWRTKQIIDPDGVLAPRIVLDRDPKAHLRGLKTIPEVEAIADPCIECGFCEPTCPSHDLTTSPRQRIVLRREMMRQPDGSPVETQLLDAYGYDAVDTCAGDSTCKLACPVGIDTGAMMKDFRHRRHSPREERIAALTAKNFKAVEAAARLAVAAADRIGDRLGDGPLETITALARKAVRPDLVPEWLPEIPGAAARKLPRTSRVGASAVYYPACVNRIFGGPEGHRGPSLPQAVVAVSARAGKPVWIPDDVAGTCCATIWHSKGYDEGNAVMANRIVEAAWGWTAGGKLPLVVDASSCTLGIAHEVVPYLTDDNRELHRELTIVDSLVWAADELLPELTVLRKTGSAVLHPTCSMQHLDDVEQLRRVAEACAEEVVIPDDAGCCAFAGDRGMLHKELTASATAKEAAEVNAREYDAYLSANRMCEIGMDRATGHSYYSVLMELERATRPGAVVR, from the coding sequence ATGCCACTGCTGGAGCCGAATCCGGAAGCACTGCGCCCCGGCGCAGTGCGTACGCCGTCCATGGACCGGGTCCCCGCCCGGCAGGCTCCGGGAACGCCCGAACCGCTGCGCGGCGAGCTGATCGCCCTGCTCGGGCCGGAGAAGGTGCTCTGGAAGGTCTCCGACCTGGTGAAGTACGCCTCCGACGCCAGCCCTTACCGCTTCCTCCCCCAGGTCGTCGTGGTCCCGGAGGACATCGACGACGTCTCGGCGATCCTGTCGTACGCGCACGGCAGGGGCCGCGAGGTCGTCTTCCGGGCCGCCGGCACCAGTCTGAACGGCCAGGCCCAGGGCGAGGACATCCTGGTCGACGTCCGCCACCACTGGGCGGGCATCGAGGTCCTGGCCGACGGCGCGCAGGCCCGCATCCGGCCGGGTACGACGGTCGTGCGGGCCAACGCCGCCCTCGCCCGGCACGGCCGGCTGCTGGGGCCCGACCCGGCCAGCGCGATCGCCTGCACGATCGGCGGAGTCGTCGCCAACAACGCCTCGGGGATGACGGCGGGCACGACCCGCAATTCGTACCGCACGGTCTCCTCCCTCACCTTCGTGCTGCCGAGCGGCACCGTCGTCGACACGGGTGACCCGGCCGCGGACGAGGACCTCGCCCACGCCGAGCCGCAGCTGTGCGAAGGGCTGCTGGCCCTGAAGGCGGAGATCGAGGCGGATGCCGGGCTCACGGCCCGGATCCGCGCCAAGTACGAGATCAAGAACACCAACGGCTACCGGCTCGACGCCTTCCTCGACGGCTCGACGCCGGTCGAGATCCTGCGCGGCCTGATGGTCGGCTCGGAGGGCACCTTCGGTTTCATCTCCGAGGTCGTCTTCGACACACTGCCGCTGGACCGCCGGATCTCCACGGCCCTGCTGTTCTTCCCGTCCCTCACCGCCGCGGCGGCCGCCGTGCCCCGTTTCAACGAGGCGGGGGCGATCGCCGTCGAGCTGATGGACGGCAACACGCTGCGCGCTTCGGTGAGTGTCCAGGGCGTGCCGGCGGACTGGGCCGAACTGCCCAGGGAGACCACGGCGCTGCTGGTGGAGTTCCGCGCTCCGGACGAACCCGGCCAGGGGGCGTACGAGCGGGCGGCGGCGGCCGTCGTCGAGGGGCTCGACCTGGTCGCGCCCGTCGCCTCGGTGACCAATGCGTTCACCCGCGAGGCCAAGGTCATCTCCGGCTACTGGAAGGCCCGCAAGGCCTTCGTCACCGCGGTCGGCGGATCCCGGCCCTCGGGTACGACGCTGATCACGGAGGACTTCGCGGTACCGCCCTCCCGGCTGGCCGAGGCCTGCGAGGCCCTGCTCGAACTCCAGGCCCAGCACGGCTTCGACGCCGCCGTCGCCGGCCACGCCGCGCACGGGAACCTGCACTTCCTGCTCGCCTTCGACGCGGCGAAGCCGTCCGACGTCGACCGCTACGCCGCGTTCATGGACGACTTCTGCCGGCTGACGGTGGAGCGCTTCGACGGCTCGCTGAAGGCCGAGCACGCCACCGGCCGCAATATCGCCCCCTTCCTGGAGCTGGAGTGGGGCCCGAAGGCGACCGAGCTGATGTGGCGCACCAAGCAGATCATCGACCCCGACGGCGTCCTGGCGCCCCGGATCGTCCTCGACCGCGATCCGAAGGCCCATCTGCGCGGGCTGAAGACCATTCCCGAGGTCGAGGCGATCGCCGACCCCTGCATCGAGTGCGGCTTCTGCGAGCCCACCTGCCCCAGCCATGATCTGACCACGTCCCCGCGCCAGCGGATCGTGCTGCGCCGGGAGATGATGCGGCAGCCGGACGGCTCCCCGGTGGAGACGCAGTTGCTCGACGCGTACGGTTACGACGCCGTCGACACGTGTGCGGGCGACTCGACGTGCAAGCTGGCCTGCCCGGTGGGCATCGACACCGGCGCGATGATGAAGGACTTCCGCCACCGGCGGCACTCGCCGCGCGAGGAGCGGATCGCGGCGCTCACGGCGAAGAACTTCAAGGCGGTGGAGGCGGCGGCACGGCTCGCGGTGGCCGCGGCCGACCGGATCGGCGACCGGCTCGGCGACGGACCGCTGGAGACCATCACCGCTCTCGCCCGCAAGGCCGTGCGCCCCGATCTGGTGCCCGAGTGGCTGCCCGAGATTCCCGGCGCCGCCGCCCGGAAGCTGCCGCGTACCTCCCGTGTCGGGGCGAGCGCCGTCTACTACCCGGCGTGTGTGAACCGTATCTTCGGCGGCCCCGAGGGCCACCGGGGTCCGTCGCTGCCGCAGGCCGTGGTCGCCGTGTCCGCCCGCGCCGGGAAGCCGGTCTGGATCCCGGACGATGTCGCGGGGACCTGCTGCGCGACGATCTGGCACTCCAAGGGGTACGACGAGGGCAACGCCGTGATGGCCAACCGCATCGTGGAAGCGGCCTGGGGCTGGACGGCCGGCGGAAAGCTGCCGCTGGTCGTCGACGCCTCGTCGTGCACCCTGGGCATCGCCCATGAAGTGGTGCCGTATCTCACCGATGACAACCGGGAGTTGCACCGGGAGCTGACCATTGTCGACTCCCTGGTCTGGGCGGCCGACGAGTTGCTTCCCGAGCTGACGGTCCTCCGGAAGACCGGTTCGGCGGTCCTGCATCCGACGTGCTCCATGCAGCATCTGGACGATGTGGAGCAGTTGCGTAGGGTCGCGGAGGCCTGCGCCGAGGAGGTCGTGATCCCCGACGACGCCGGGTGCTGCGCCTTCGCGGGCGACCGGGGCATGCTGCACAAGGAGTTGACGGCCTCGGCGACGGCGAAGGAGGCCGCCGAGGTGAATGCGCGCGAGTACGACGCGTACCTCTCGGCCAACCGCATGTGCGAGATCGGAATGGACCGGGCCACGGGGCATTCGTACTACTCGGTGCTGATGGAGTTGGAACGGGCCACCCGGCCGGGGGCTGTGGTGCGCTGA
- a CDS encoding Gfo/Idh/MocA family protein — protein sequence MNDAAQQNDGTQGGDEGSMSRRSVLWTTAGVAGAGLGLGALGSSSAAAAPGQGPEATAADGSATPKRQGRTMVGVPFDRRSTVRVGIVGLGNRGGSMIDLFLAISGVQVVAVCDPVKAKAQRAAAKVTAAGQPAPAVYTNGEDDYENLCKRGDIDFVYVATPWDFHFQMAKTAMLNGKHVGVECPIALQLDQLWELVDLSERTRRHCMQLENCCYGKNEMRVLRMAHAGLFGDLLHGAGAYNHDLRGLMFDPDYYEGPWRRLWHTRLRGDLYPNHGFGPVANYMDINRGDRAVSITSVGSPSLGLAEYREKNMPAGDPSWKETYIESDRTISLVQTAKGRVIRLEHDVSTPHPYSRINSLGGTKGVFEDYPARIYIEPDHTNDSWGDFAKYQEWDHWLWKEHANPPGGHGGMDYMLVFRLMQCMRLGLVPDFDVYDAATWTSPVPLSHLSIKAKGAPQQIPDFTRGEWKKARSGMDSENPEKA from the coding sequence ATGAACGACGCAGCACAGCAGAACGACGGTACGCAGGGCGGCGACGAGGGTTCCATGAGCCGCCGCTCGGTGCTCTGGACGACCGCCGGAGTGGCCGGCGCCGGGCTGGGACTCGGCGCCCTCGGCAGTTCCTCCGCGGCAGCCGCCCCCGGCCAGGGCCCGGAGGCCACTGCCGCGGACGGGTCGGCCACGCCGAAGCGCCAGGGCAGGACCATGGTGGGGGTCCCCTTCGACCGGCGCTCCACGGTCCGGGTCGGCATCGTCGGCCTCGGCAATCGCGGTGGCAGCATGATCGATCTCTTCCTCGCCATCAGTGGTGTACAGGTCGTCGCCGTCTGCGATCCGGTCAAGGCCAAGGCGCAACGGGCCGCCGCGAAGGTGACCGCCGCGGGTCAGCCGGCGCCCGCCGTCTACACCAACGGCGAGGACGACTACGAGAACCTCTGCAAGCGCGGAGACATCGACTTCGTCTATGTGGCAACGCCTTGGGACTTCCACTTCCAGATGGCGAAGACCGCCATGCTGAACGGCAAGCATGTCGGCGTGGAGTGTCCGATCGCGCTCCAGCTCGACCAGCTCTGGGAGCTGGTCGACCTGTCCGAGCGCACCAGGCGCCACTGCATGCAGCTGGAGAACTGCTGCTACGGGAAGAACGAGATGCGGGTGCTGCGCATGGCGCATGCCGGTCTCTTCGGTGATCTGCTGCACGGCGCGGGCGCTTACAACCACGATCTGCGTGGCCTGATGTTCGACCCGGACTACTACGAGGGCCCCTGGCGCAGGCTGTGGCACACCCGGCTGCGTGGCGATCTCTACCCCAACCACGGGTTCGGCCCGGTCGCCAACTACATGGACATCAACCGCGGCGACCGTGCGGTGAGCATCACCAGTGTCGGTTCCCCGTCCCTCGGACTCGCCGAGTACCGCGAGAAGAACATGCCGGCCGGCGACCCGAGCTGGAAGGAGACCTATATCGAGTCCGACCGGACCATCAGTCTCGTCCAGACCGCCAAGGGACGGGTCATCCGGCTGGAGCACGATGTGTCCACTCCGCATCCGTACTCGCGGATCAACAGCCTCGGCGGCACGAAGGGCGTCTTCGAGGACTACCCCGCCCGTATCTACATCGAGCCCGACCACACCAACGACAGCTGGGGCGACTTCGCCAAGTACCAGGAGTGGGACCACTGGCTGTGGAAGGAACACGCCAACCCGCCCGGCGGCCACGGCGGTATGGACTACATGCTGGTGTTCCGGCTGATGCAGTGCATGCGGCTCGGCCTCGTCCCCGACTTCGATGTGTACGACGCGGCGACCTGGACGTCGCCCGTGCCGCTCAGCCACCTGTCCATCAAGGCGAAGGGCGCGCCGCAGCAGATCCCGGACTTCACCCGCGGTGAGTGGAAGAAGGCCCGCTCCGGCATGGACTCGGAGAACCCCGAGAAGGCCTGA
- a CDS encoding ABC transporter ATP-binding protein, with product MQIRDLPYPDPGDPDVRSGPRFLLWLGRNQLKGQLKSLSWGLLHQCSIAGLPPAVGLAVQAVVDRSGSRLAWAGGLIAVLGVLISLGDAMLHRTAVTNWITAAARVQQLLARKTAELGSALTRRVAAGEVVAVSTGDVEKIGWFVEALSRFAAAAAALVLICAGLLLYLPSLGILVAVAVPLLALAVLPLLPRATRRADLQREKAGKATELASDTVAGLRVLRGIGGEELFLGRYRRASQEVREAAVRSARMWSLISAIQVLLPGVLLISLVVYGAVLARDGRIEVGQLVTVYSAATLMLFPLRHFEEIAMAYSFSRPSAQRAVRVLSLRRTAQPSTVDAAPTGDLYDPVTGLMAPAGLFTAVVCGDPDEAGRLAERLGGHAHVDADEDAVAAGAESGAPACADEDAAARKAPSVLLGGVPLDELPLDSARTAVLVQDKDPVLLSGTLRELLDVPSSGRVTAEEALTAAQCGDVLDSLAQASLAADGDPMTTRITERGRSLSGGQRQRLALARSLVTDPEALVLDEPTSAVDSHTEARVAAGIKALRKGRTTVAFASSPLLLDLADRVVLVHRGTVVAVGGHRELLHTDPRYRAVVTRETDDEIAAPTSRGATGTIEEVEERA from the coding sequence ATGCAGATTCGCGATCTTCCCTACCCGGATCCCGGCGATCCCGATGTCCGGTCAGGCCCACGCTTCCTGCTCTGGCTCGGCCGCAATCAGCTCAAGGGCCAGCTCAAATCGTTGTCCTGGGGCCTGCTGCACCAGTGCTCCATCGCAGGGCTGCCGCCCGCCGTCGGCCTCGCCGTCCAGGCGGTCGTCGACCGTTCCGGCAGCCGGCTCGCGTGGGCGGGCGGGCTGATCGCGGTCCTGGGCGTGCTGATCTCGCTGGGCGACGCCATGCTTCACCGGACGGCCGTCACCAACTGGATCACCGCCGCCGCCCGGGTCCAGCAGCTGCTGGCCCGCAAGACCGCCGAGCTCGGCTCGGCACTGACCCGCCGGGTCGCGGCCGGCGAAGTGGTCGCCGTATCCACCGGTGACGTCGAGAAGATCGGATGGTTCGTCGAGGCCCTCTCGCGGTTCGCCGCGGCCGCCGCCGCCCTGGTACTGATCTGTGCGGGGCTCCTGCTGTATCTGCCGTCGCTGGGCATCCTGGTGGCGGTCGCCGTGCCGTTGCTGGCCCTCGCCGTGCTGCCGCTGCTCCCCCGGGCCACCCGGCGCGCGGACCTCCAGCGCGAAAAGGCGGGCAAGGCCACGGAGCTGGCCTCGGACACCGTGGCGGGGCTGCGGGTGCTGCGCGGGATCGGCGGCGAGGAACTCTTCCTCGGCCGCTATCGGCGTGCCTCCCAGGAGGTCCGCGAGGCCGCGGTGCGCAGCGCGCGGATGTGGTCGTTGATCTCGGCCATCCAGGTGCTGCTGCCGGGCGTGCTGCTCATCTCACTGGTCGTGTACGGGGCGGTGCTGGCCCGGGACGGCCGGATCGAGGTCGGTCAGCTGGTCACGGTGTACAGCGCGGCGACGCTGATGCTGTTCCCGCTCCGCCACTTCGAGGAGATCGCGATGGCGTACTCCTTCTCGCGGCCCTCCGCCCAGCGTGCGGTCCGGGTGCTGTCGTTGCGCCGCACGGCCCAGCCGTCGACCGTCGACGCCGCGCCGACCGGCGATCTGTACGACCCGGTCACCGGTCTGATGGCCCCGGCCGGCCTGTTCACCGCGGTGGTCTGCGGAGATCCGGACGAGGCGGGCCGGCTGGCCGAGCGGCTCGGCGGACACGCACATGTGGACGCGGACGAGGACGCGGTCGCTGCGGGGGCCGAGAGCGGCGCACCCGCCTGCGCGGACGAGGACGCCGCGGCGCGGAAGGCCCCGTCCGTTCTGCTCGGTGGCGTGCCGCTGGACGAACTCCCGCTGGACTCCGCCCGGACCGCCGTGCTGGTCCAGGACAAGGACCCGGTTCTGCTCTCGGGCACGCTGCGCGAACTGCTGGACGTTCCGTCATCCGGCCGGGTGACCGCCGAGGAGGCGCTGACGGCCGCGCAGTGCGGCGATGTGCTGGACTCCTTGGCGCAGGCGTCGCTCGCCGCGGACGGCGACCCGATGACGACCCGGATCACCGAACGCGGCCGCTCGCTCTCGGGCGGCCAGCGCCAGCGGCTCGCGCTGGCCCGCTCCTTGGTGACCGACCCGGAGGCGCTGGTTCTCGACGAGCCGACCTCCGCCGTCGACTCGCACACGGAGGCCCGGGTCGCCGCCGGAATCAAGGCCTTGCGCAAGGGCCGCACCACCGTGGCGTTCGCCTCGTCACCGTTGCTGCTCGACCTCGCGGACCGGGTGGTGCTGGTGCACCGGGGCACCGTCGTCGCGGTCGGCGGGCACCGTGAACTCCTGCACACGGACCCCCGCTACCGGGCGGTCGTGACACGTGAGACGGACGACGAGATCGCGGCCCCGACCTCTCGGGGCGCGACCGGAACGATCGAGGAAGTCGAGGAACGGGCATGA
- a CDS encoding ABC transporter ATP-binding protein encodes MIGVAEPTYDPAAPESATTLPVGTPTTVRSYVRELFRRHHGRFAVLVAFNAIAVIASIVGPYLLGGLVEDLSEGVRDLHLERTAGVFALALIVQTVFTRLMRLRSAMLGEEMLADLREDFLVRSVGLPPGVLERAGTGDLLSRITTDIDRLANAMREAVPQLAIGVVWAGLLLAALTVTAPPLALSVLLALPVLILGCRWYFKRAPSAYRSEAAGYAAVAAMLAETVDAGRTVEAHRLGARRVALSDRRIKEWTAWERYTLFLRSVLFPVINVTYVTILGAVLMLGGWFVIEGWLTVGQLTTGALLAQMMVDPLGLILRWYDELQVAQVSLARLVGVRDIEPDAGDAEVVPDGRDVRADEVRFGYRAGLDVLHRVSLDVAPGTRLALVGPSGAGKSTLGRLLAGIYAPRTGEVTLGGAELSRMKAEDVRTHVALVNQEHHVFVGSLRDNLLLARTGAEDAELWASLAAVDADGWARALEEGLGTEVGSGGLALTPAQAQQIALARLVLADPHTLVLDEATSLLDPRAARHLERSLARVLDGRTVVAIAHRLHTAHDADVIAVVEGGRISELGSHDDLVAADGAYAALWRSWHG; translated from the coding sequence ATGATCGGCGTCGCAGAACCGACGTACGACCCGGCCGCGCCGGAGTCGGCGACGACCCTGCCGGTCGGCACCCCCACCACTGTACGGAGCTATGTACGGGAGCTGTTCCGGCGCCATCACGGGCGGTTCGCCGTGCTCGTCGCGTTCAACGCCATCGCGGTGATCGCGTCGATCGTCGGCCCGTATCTGCTGGGCGGGCTGGTCGAGGACCTGTCCGAGGGGGTGCGGGACCTCCATCTGGAGCGCACCGCCGGGGTGTTCGCGCTCGCGCTGATCGTGCAGACCGTGTTCACCCGGCTGATGCGTCTGCGCAGCGCGATGCTCGGTGAGGAAATGCTGGCCGATCTGCGCGAGGACTTCCTCGTACGGTCGGTCGGGCTGCCGCCGGGGGTGCTGGAGCGGGCCGGTACCGGCGATCTGCTCTCCAGGATCACCACGGACATCGACCGGCTGGCCAATGCGATGCGCGAGGCGGTGCCGCAGCTGGCGATCGGCGTGGTGTGGGCGGGGCTGCTGCTTGCCGCCCTCACCGTGACGGCTCCGCCGCTGGCACTCTCGGTGCTGCTCGCCCTGCCCGTTCTGATCCTCGGCTGCCGCTGGTACTTCAAGCGGGCGCCGTCCGCGTACCGTTCGGAGGCCGCGGGTTACGCCGCGGTCGCCGCGATGCTGGCGGAGACCGTGGACGCCGGACGGACCGTGGAGGCGCACCGTCTGGGTGCGCGCCGGGTGGCGTTGTCGGACCGGCGGATCAAGGAGTGGACGGCGTGGGAGCGGTACACCCTCTTCCTTCGTTCCGTGCTCTTCCCCGTCATCAACGTCACCTACGTGACGATTCTGGGCGCGGTGCTGATGCTCGGCGGCTGGTTCGTCATCGAGGGCTGGCTGACCGTGGGGCAACTGACGACGGGTGCGCTGCTGGCGCAGATGATGGTCGACCCGCTCGGTCTGATCCTGCGCTGGTACGACGAGTTGCAGGTCGCCCAGGTGTCGCTGGCGCGGCTGGTCGGGGTGCGGGACATCGAACCGGACGCGGGCGATGCGGAGGTCGTCCCGGACGGCCGTGATGTCCGGGCCGACGAGGTGCGCTTCGGGTACCGCGCCGGGCTGGACGTCCTGCACCGGGTGTCGCTGGACGTCGCACCGGGTACGCGCCTCGCGCTGGTCGGCCCGTCCGGCGCCGGCAAGTCGACGCTGGGCCGGCTGCTGGCCGGGATCTACGCCCCGCGCACGGGCGAAGTGACACTCGGCGGCGCCGAGTTGTCGCGGATGAAGGCGGAGGACGTGCGTACGCATGTGGCGCTGGTCAACCAGGAGCACCATGTGTTCGTCGGTTCGCTGCGGGACAACCTGCTGCTGGCCCGTACGGGCGCCGAGGACGCCGAGCTGTGGGCGTCGCTGGCGGCGGTCGACGCGGACGGCTGGGCGAGGGCACTGGAGGAGGGGCTGGGTACCGAGGTCGGCTCCGGCGGTCTGGCGCTGACTCCGGCTCAGGCCCAGCAGATCGCGCTGGCCCGGCTGGTCCTGGCCGATCCGCACACACTGGTGCTGGACGAGGCGACATCGCTGCTGGACCCGCGGGCCGCCCGCCATCTGGAGCGTTCGCTGGCCCGGGTGCTGGACGGCCGTACGGTCGTGGCGATCGCGCACCGGCTGCACACCGCTCACGACGCGGATGTGATCGCGGTGGTGGAGGGCGGCCGGATCAGTGAGCTGGGCAGTCATGACGACCTGGTGGCGGCGGACGGCGCGTACGCGGCGCTGTGGCGGTCCTGGCACGGCTGA
- a CDS encoding nucleoside hydrolase, whose product MRRDDRFTTGVRTLYMMGGSFGPGAKAEHNIVSDITAARIVFDSGIRTVVTGLDITTRLRIERPGIEAIREAGAYGAALAREIDAWTGFTGEPWSVPHDPITALSLLRPNLYTTERGKVEVTDEGLTVFTADPDGHVDLVVDADVEAVAAEIVARIVRASKRD is encoded by the coding sequence ATCCGCCGCGACGACCGCTTCACCACCGGTGTACGCACCCTGTACATGATGGGCGGCAGCTTCGGCCCCGGCGCCAAGGCCGAGCACAACATCGTCAGCGACATCACCGCCGCCCGCATCGTCTTCGACTCCGGCATCCGCACCGTCGTCACCGGCCTGGACATCACCACGCGGCTGCGCATCGAACGGCCCGGCATCGAAGCGATCCGGGAAGCCGGTGCGTACGGTGCGGCGCTCGCCCGCGAGATCGACGCCTGGACCGGCTTCACCGGCGAACCGTGGAGCGTCCCGCACGACCCGATCACCGCGCTCTCCCTGCTGCGCCCCAACCTCTACACGACCGAGCGCGGCAAGGTCGAGGTCACCGACGAAGGCCTGACCGTCTTCACGGCGGACCCGGACGGCCACGTGGACCTGGTCGTGGACGCCGATGTGGAGGCCGTCGCGGCAGAGATCGTGGCCCGGATCGTACGGGCCTCGAAGCGCGACTGA
- a CDS encoding extracellular solute-binding protein, with translation MDALNWYRTLFADGSSPRGVPSYQLSSLFTSGRVPFFVGGPWNLGAFAGLKDFAWGTAPQPKFARGRAVTPTDSWSWGVNPYAEHPEAAQRFMEYAALTTEGSLRTVEASPLIPSNRRAFDRYAADLEHKATRSTAGVATIMRYELAHTAVSRPRSIGYTQFETVLGSAFSDIRNGSAVEPRLAKASGELVPTWERLR, from the coding sequence ATCGACGCCCTGAACTGGTACCGCACCCTCTTCGCCGACGGATCGTCACCGCGCGGCGTCCCCTCGTACCAGCTCTCCTCGCTCTTCACCTCCGGCCGGGTGCCGTTCTTCGTCGGCGGCCCCTGGAACCTCGGCGCCTTCGCCGGGCTGAAGGACTTCGCCTGGGGCACCGCGCCGCAGCCGAAGTTCGCCCGCGGCCGTGCCGTCACCCCCACCGACTCCTGGTCCTGGGGCGTGAACCCGTACGCCGAACACCCCGAAGCGGCCCAGCGGTTCATGGAGTACGCCGCACTGACCACCGAGGGCAGCCTCCGCACCGTCGAGGCATCCCCGCTCATCCCGTCCAACCGCCGGGCCTTCGACCGTTACGCGGCGGACCTGGAACACAAGGCCACCAGGAGCACCGCAGGAGTGGCCACGATCATGCGCTACGAACTCGCGCACACCGCCGTCAGCCGGCCGCGCAGCATCGGCTACACCCAGTTCGAGACCGTCCTGGGCTCCGCGTTCTCCGACATCCGCAACGGCTCGGCGGTGGAACCCCGGCTGGCGAAGGCCTCCGGAGAACTCGTGCCCACCTGGGAGCGACTGCGATGA
- a CDS encoding metal-dependent hydrolase: MMGPAHSLSGAAAWLGVGAAAAAAGHAMPWPVLVVGALISAGAALAPDLDHKSATISRAFGPVSRGLCEVVDKLSHAVYKATRMRGDSNRNGGHRTLTHTWVWAVLIGAGASAAAITGGRWAVLAILFVHLVLAVEGLLWRAARMSSDVLVWLLGATSAWILAGVLDKPGNGSDWLFAAPGQEYLWLGLPIVLGALVHDIGDALTVSGCPILWPIPIGRKRWYPIGPPKAMRFRAGSWVELKVLMPVFMVLGGVGGAAALNFI, translated from the coding sequence ATGATGGGACCGGCACACTCTCTGTCAGGGGCGGCGGCCTGGCTGGGGGTGGGCGCGGCGGCGGCGGCCGCCGGCCACGCGATGCCGTGGCCCGTCCTCGTCGTCGGGGCGCTGATCAGCGCCGGGGCCGCGCTGGCCCCGGACCTCGACCACAAGTCCGCGACCATCTCGCGCGCCTTCGGGCCGGTGTCCCGGGGGCTCTGCGAGGTCGTCGACAAGCTCTCGCACGCCGTCTACAAGGCGACCCGGATGCGCGGCGACTCGAACCGCAACGGCGGCCACCGGACGCTGACCCACACCTGGGTGTGGGCGGTCCTGATCGGCGCCGGCGCCTCCGCCGCGGCGATCACCGGCGGCCGGTGGGCGGTCCTGGCGATCCTCTTCGTCCACCTGGTGCTCGCGGTCGAAGGGCTGCTGTGGCGGGCCGCCCGGATGTCCAGCGACGTCCTGGTCTGGCTGCTCGGCGCGACCAGCGCCTGGATACTGGCCGGCGTCCTGGACAAGCCGGGCAACGGCTCGGACTGGCTCTTCGCCGCCCCCGGCCAGGAGTACCTCTGGCTCGGGCTGCCCATCGTGCTCGGCGCCCTCGTCCACGACATCGGTGACGCGCTGACCGTCTCCGGCTGCCCGATCCTGTGGCCCATCCCGATCGGCCGCAAGCGCTGGTACCCGATCGGTCCGCCGAAGGCCATGCGGTTCCGGGCCGGGAGCTGGGTGGAGCTGAAGGTGCTGATGCCGGTGTTCATGGTGCTCGGGGGAGTGGGCGGGGCGGCCGCGCTGAACTTCATCTGA